From the genome of Phytohabitans rumicis, one region includes:
- a CDS encoding IS481 family transposase produces MDKAGDTAGRSWQVEHRYRAVLEVRNGSPVVEVALRYGASRQSVYTWKARYERDGLAGLEDQSRRPHHSPHRLAAEIEALVCELRRTHRRWGARRLVFELARRGVTAVPSQATVHRALVRNGLVREQEQHHPRKYKRWQRETPMHLWQLDLVGGIYLADGREFKLLTGIDDHSRYVVVAAVLAVPNGRAVCEAFTAAMNRYGVPSEVLTDNGKQFTGRFTRPMPAEVLFERVCREHGITTLLTKPRSPTTTGKIERFHQTLRRELLDEAGPFTDLPAAQAAVDAWVHAYNHVRPHQALNMATPASLFQPRHHKPDALTVTAPAAPDPTPSAPPRSPAAVLLPAGVNAVEFDTVIAASGVLSVLPRAQRIKMGPTHAGQPAHVWADEHSVHILIGGQLVRTLPSSLSTQDLHELRLRGAVPAGPPPANTATRNRVLPAGAVVEVDRTVNADGVIGLGGHDLLLGANLAGTRVTARLDGHLVHVIADGVLAKTLPSPVPVEQRGRLRGARLATTELAAPQTGPIQVERRVPVDGIVMVTRQRIRVGRTHAGKLVTILVEDTHLRVLHNGEELALHPRLENRPVTRFRAYQTGSATT; encoded by the coding sequence TTGGACAAGGCAGGCGATACGGCGGGCCGTTCGTGGCAGGTGGAGCACCGGTATCGGGCGGTGTTGGAGGTCCGTAACGGGTCGCCGGTGGTCGAGGTGGCGTTGCGGTACGGGGCGTCGCGGCAGTCGGTGTACACGTGGAAGGCCCGCTACGAACGCGACGGCCTGGCCGGTCTGGAGGACCAGTCCCGGCGGCCGCATCACAGCCCGCACCGGCTGGCCGCGGAGATCGAGGCGTTGGTGTGCGAGCTGCGCCGTACGCACCGGCGGTGGGGCGCCCGGCGGTTGGTGTTCGAGCTCGCCCGCCGCGGCGTCACCGCGGTGCCGTCACAGGCCACTGTGCACCGGGCTCTGGTCCGCAACGGCCTGGTGCGGGAGCAGGAGCAGCACCATCCGCGTAAGTACAAGCGGTGGCAGCGGGAGACCCCGATGCACCTGTGGCAGCTGGACCTGGTCGGCGGCATCTACCTGGCCGACGGGCGGGAGTTCAAGCTGCTGACCGGGATCGACGACCACTCCCGCTACGTCGTGGTAGCGGCGGTGTTAGCCGTGCCGAACGGCCGCGCGGTGTGCGAGGCGTTCACCGCCGCGATGAACCGGTACGGCGTGCCGTCTGAAGTGTTGACCGACAACGGCAAGCAGTTCACTGGCCGGTTCACCAGGCCGATGCCGGCGGAGGTGCTGTTCGAGCGGGTCTGCCGCGAACACGGGATCACCACGCTGTTGACCAAGCCGAGGTCGCCGACCACGACCGGGAAGATCGAGCGTTTCCATCAGACGCTGCGCCGCGAACTGCTGGACGAGGCCGGCCCGTTCACCGACCTACCGGCCGCGCAGGCGGCGGTCGACGCGTGGGTGCACGCCTACAACCACGTCCGCCCGCACCAAGCGCTGAACATGGCCACCCCAGCCAGCCTGTTCCAGCCCCGCCACCACAAGCCCGACGCGCTGACCGTGACCGCACCCGCCGCACCTGACCCGACGCCCTCGGCACCCCCGCGATCGCCAGCCGCGGTGTTGCTGCCCGCCGGCGTCAACGCGGTCGAGTTCGATACCGTCATCGCCGCTTCCGGCGTGCTCAGTGTCCTGCCGAGGGCGCAGCGGATCAAGATGGGCCCCACCCATGCCGGGCAGCCGGCCCACGTGTGGGCGGACGAGCACAGCGTGCACATCCTCATCGGTGGACAACTCGTGCGGACCCTGCCATCGAGTCTGTCCACACAGGACCTTCACGAGTTGCGGCTACGCGGCGCCGTCCCCGCCGGGCCACCACCAGCCAACACCGCAACCCGCAACCGCGTCCTACCCGCCGGCGCTGTCGTGGAGGTCGACCGCACCGTCAACGCCGACGGCGTCATCGGCCTCGGCGGTCACGACCTACTCCTCGGCGCCAACCTCGCCGGCACGCGCGTCACCGCACGCCTCGACGGGCACCTCGTCCACGTCATCGCCGACGGCGTCCTAGCCAAGACGTTGCCCTCACCCGTCCCCGTCGAACAGCGCGGACGGCTACGCGGCGCCCGCCTCGCCACCACCGAGCTCGCCGCCCCACAGACCGGACCGATCCAGGTGGAACGACGCGTCCCGGTCGACGGCATCGTCATGGTCACCCGCCAACGCATCCGCGTCGGGCGCACCCACGCCGGCAAGCTCGTCACCATCCTCGTCGAGGACACCCACCTCCGCGTCCTACACAACGGTGAGGAACTCGCCCTACACCCACGGCTCGAGAACCGACCGGTAACCCGGTTCAGGGCCTACCAAACCGGCTCAGCCACCACCTGA
- a CDS encoding LacI family DNA-binding transcriptional regulator, protein MRKPKVKIRTVAEAAGVSVTTVSLVLNNVASARVGAETRRRVHEAAERLGYVPNEVARQLRAQRTNTLGLLGDEVTTTPFAGRMVLGAQEAASKHGWLLMLLNTGLDPELERKEISALLQSRVDGVLYTTMYHRVVRVPDQLRTVPTVVLDAEDDSADLPSVVPDEEGGAYLATKELLDHGHRRIGFVNSNLDIPATSGRLAGYQKALREAEVSFDPRLVVSAHPVSREGYAAASELLSRRERPSALFCFNDRVAMGAYQAASALGLRIPADLSVVGFDDQEEISEGLLPGLTTVALPHYAMGAWAVDALIARILDPNTPVERAILPCPLVRRESVGPPTL, encoded by the coding sequence ATGAGGAAGCCGAAGGTGAAGATCCGCACGGTGGCGGAGGCCGCCGGCGTGTCGGTGACCACCGTGTCCCTGGTGCTCAACAACGTGGCTTCGGCACGGGTTGGCGCCGAGACGCGGCGGCGGGTCCACGAGGCCGCGGAGCGTCTTGGCTACGTGCCCAACGAGGTGGCGCGGCAGTTGCGGGCCCAGCGCACCAACACCTTGGGGCTGCTCGGTGACGAGGTCACCACGACGCCGTTCGCCGGGCGGATGGTGTTGGGCGCGCAGGAGGCCGCGAGCAAGCACGGCTGGTTGTTGATGCTGCTCAACACGGGCCTCGATCCGGAGCTGGAGCGTAAGGAGATCTCGGCCCTGCTGCAGAGCCGGGTGGACGGCGTGCTCTACACGACCATGTACCACCGCGTCGTACGGGTGCCCGACCAGCTGCGGACGGTGCCCACGGTGGTGCTGGATGCCGAGGACGACAGCGCGGATCTGCCGTCGGTCGTGCCGGATGAGGAGGGCGGGGCGTATCTGGCGACGAAGGAGCTGCTTGACCACGGGCATCGGCGCATCGGCTTCGTCAACAGCAACCTCGACATCCCCGCCACATCCGGCCGGCTGGCCGGATACCAGAAGGCTCTGCGTGAAGCCGAGGTCTCCTTCGACCCTCGGCTCGTGGTGTCCGCGCACCCCGTTTCCCGCGAGGGGTACGCCGCGGCGTCCGAGCTGTTGAGCCGGCGCGAGCGTCCCAGCGCTCTGTTCTGTTTCAACGACCGTGTCGCGATGGGCGCCTACCAGGCGGCCTCCGCGCTCGGGCTACGGATCCCCGCCGACCTGTCCGTTGTCGGGTTCGACGACCAGGAAGAGATCAGTGAGGGACTGTTGCCGGGGCTGACCACCGTCGCCCTGCCCCATTACGCGATGGGTGCGTGGGCTGTCGACGCCCTCATCGCGAGAATCCTCGATCCGAACACGCCCGTCGAGCGAGCGATCCTGCCGTGCCCGTTGGTCCGGCGCGAGTCGGTAGGACCGCCCACGCTCTGA
- a CDS encoding ABC transporter substrate-binding protein — protein MRTSTKRPLSWCLAAAVVAAAAACGSENAGGSSDDGLTLWTHNAGNPQELAVVEQIANDWNAAHPDRKVTVRAFPQAAYNEAVVSAATAKKLPCILDTDAPTVPNWAYAGYLTPLEIPDDLLAKQLPSTVGKYQGKTYSVGYYEAALGLFARKSALTAAGARIPTLAQPWTAAEFDQVLQKVKAGGKYPITFDLGTGDTGTEWWTYGYSPFLQSFGGDLIDRTSYKSASGVLNGDKALAWATWMQGLVKKGYSPQKSSADAFADFVNGKSAMVWSGIWNSGSLSKVDDGVVLPPPNFGNGAKVGGGSWQWAVSSSCPDKATAMEYLRTSLTAKNMAAFAEKQNVIPASEEAAALVPGWQPGGEKRFFLDESKELAMVRPPTPGYPYLTTTFAKATQDIVAGGDPKQILDRAVADIDRDLKSNDYYGF, from the coding sequence ATGAGGACATCGACGAAAAGACCATTGAGCTGGTGCCTTGCCGCGGCGGTCGTGGCCGCCGCGGCGGCGTGCGGTTCCGAAAATGCCGGCGGCTCGTCCGACGACGGCCTGACCTTGTGGACCCACAATGCCGGCAACCCGCAGGAGCTCGCGGTTGTCGAGCAGATCGCCAATGACTGGAATGCGGCCCACCCGGACAGGAAGGTCACCGTCCGGGCCTTCCCGCAGGCCGCCTACAACGAGGCCGTCGTGTCGGCCGCTACGGCGAAGAAGCTGCCGTGCATCTTGGACACCGACGCCCCCACCGTCCCGAACTGGGCCTACGCCGGCTACCTCACGCCTCTGGAGATCCCCGATGACCTGCTGGCCAAGCAACTGCCCAGTACGGTCGGCAAGTACCAGGGCAAGACATACTCGGTGGGCTACTACGAGGCCGCGCTCGGGCTGTTCGCCCGCAAGTCGGCGCTGACCGCGGCCGGGGCACGCATCCCGACCCTCGCGCAGCCGTGGACGGCCGCCGAGTTCGACCAGGTGCTGCAGAAGGTCAAGGCGGGTGGGAAATACCCGATCACGTTCGATCTGGGCACCGGCGACACGGGAACCGAGTGGTGGACCTACGGCTATTCGCCGTTCCTGCAGAGCTTCGGCGGCGATCTCATCGACCGCACCTCCTACAAGTCGGCCAGTGGTGTGCTCAACGGTGACAAGGCGCTGGCGTGGGCGACCTGGATGCAGGGCTTGGTGAAGAAGGGCTACTCGCCGCAGAAGTCGAGTGCGGACGCGTTCGCCGACTTCGTCAACGGCAAGTCGGCGATGGTCTGGTCCGGGATCTGGAACTCCGGCTCGCTGAGCAAAGTGGACGATGGCGTCGTCCTGCCGCCGCCGAACTTCGGCAACGGGGCCAAGGTCGGCGGCGGCTCGTGGCAGTGGGCGGTCAGCAGCAGTTGCCCGGACAAGGCGACCGCCATGGAGTACCTGCGCACGTCGCTGACCGCGAAGAACATGGCGGCGTTCGCGGAGAAGCAGAACGTCATCCCGGCCAGCGAGGAGGCCGCAGCGCTGGTCCCGGGCTGGCAGCCCGGTGGGGAGAAGCGGTTCTTCCTGGACGAGTCGAAAGAGCTGGCGATGGTGCGCCCGCCGACTCCGGGATACCCGTACCTGACGACCACGTTCGCGAAGGCGACGCAGGACATCGTGGCCGGCGGCGATCCCAAGCAGATCCTGGACCGCGCGGTCGCGGACATCGACCGGGACCTGAAGTCCAACGACTACTACGGCTTCTGA
- a CDS encoding carbohydrate ABC transporter permease gives MVAPAGVLLVVFFFVPVALGFALSFTDARLISPKPLEFVGLDNFQRLLDDPVFWASLRNTLLFAAVIVPAQSGFALLLALLVNVKMRGTNLFRTLYFVPVVTSIVVVSILWRFMYQPDGLVNSMLHWMTGNVVHIDWLNDTSTALPAIMFMSAWQAVGFHMVIWLAGLQTIPGELYEAAEIDGAGRWHTFRYITWPGLRNTRTFILVTITIAALSLFTQIHVMTGGGPLDATSTVVFQAVRVGYQQQQTAYASTISLVFFLLVLTVSLIQRWLTRERSA, from the coding sequence ATGGTTGCCCCCGCCGGGGTCCTGCTCGTCGTGTTCTTCTTCGTCCCGGTCGCGCTGGGCTTCGCGCTCTCCTTCACCGATGCCCGGCTGATCAGCCCGAAGCCGCTGGAGTTCGTCGGGCTGGACAACTTCCAGCGGTTGCTCGACGATCCGGTGTTCTGGGCGTCGTTGCGGAACACGCTGCTATTCGCCGCAGTCATCGTGCCGGCGCAGTCCGGCTTCGCGCTGCTGCTCGCGCTGCTGGTGAACGTGAAGATGCGCGGCACGAACCTGTTCCGGACACTCTACTTCGTACCGGTGGTTACGTCCATTGTGGTCGTTTCGATCCTGTGGCGGTTCATGTACCAGCCGGACGGCCTCGTCAACAGCATGCTGCACTGGATGACCGGCAACGTCGTACACATCGACTGGCTCAACGACACGAGCACCGCACTTCCCGCGATCATGTTCATGTCGGCGTGGCAGGCGGTCGGCTTCCACATGGTGATCTGGCTCGCGGGTCTGCAGACCATTCCCGGTGAGCTGTACGAGGCCGCCGAGATCGACGGCGCCGGCAGGTGGCACACGTTCCGCTACATCACCTGGCCGGGTCTGCGAAACACGCGAACCTTCATCCTGGTGACGATCACCATCGCCGCGCTGAGCCTGTTCACCCAGATCCACGTCATGACCGGCGGTGGCCCACTGGATGCTACGTCCACAGTGGTCTTCCAGGCCGTGCGCGTCGGCTATCAGCAACAGCAGACCGCCTACGCGTCCACGATCTCCCTGGTCTTCTTCCTACTGGTGCTGACGGTCTCGCTGATCCAGCGGTGGCTCACCCGCGAGAGGAGCGCCTGA
- a CDS encoding carbohydrate ABC transporter permease, giving the protein MRARNSTRTRAAVLVARLLCAALFAFPLLFMFVSSLKPDTDIFKDVGSVRAFLPVGDISWDNYAGVFDTVPAARFLLNSLGISLATVALGILVNSMAAFALSRLSWRGSRLALTVVIATLVVPFETFALPLVWWVDKLPWLTMHGLQLTWSTGWLDTYRVQVLPFVANAFSIYLFYSYFQSIPRQLDEAARVDGAGWFRIYRTVVMPLSGPAIATVAILTFLPAWNSYLWPLMVVQTEELRPVMVGASYFFQLKVHWGEIMAYSTLITLPVLALFLAFQRAFVNSIAATGVKG; this is encoded by the coding sequence ATGCGCGCCAGGAACTCCACCAGGACCCGCGCGGCGGTGCTAGTCGCCCGGCTGCTGTGCGCCGCCCTGTTCGCCTTCCCGTTGCTGTTCATGTTCGTATCGTCGTTGAAGCCCGACACGGACATCTTCAAGGACGTCGGATCGGTACGCGCCTTCCTGCCGGTCGGCGACATCTCGTGGGACAACTACGCCGGCGTCTTCGACACGGTGCCCGCCGCGCGGTTTCTGCTCAACTCGCTGGGCATCTCGCTGGCGACGGTCGCCCTCGGCATCCTGGTGAACAGCATGGCCGCGTTTGCCCTGTCCCGGCTGTCGTGGCGGGGAAGCCGCCTGGCGCTTACCGTCGTCATCGCCACGCTGGTGGTGCCCTTCGAGACGTTCGCGCTCCCGCTCGTCTGGTGGGTCGACAAGCTGCCCTGGCTCACCATGCACGGCCTGCAACTGACCTGGAGCACCGGCTGGCTCGACACCTACCGCGTCCAGGTGCTGCCGTTCGTCGCCAACGCCTTCTCCATCTACCTGTTCTACTCCTACTTCCAGAGCATCCCGCGACAGCTCGACGAGGCCGCCCGGGTCGACGGCGCCGGCTGGTTCCGCATCTACCGCACCGTCGTCATGCCGCTGTCCGGACCGGCGATCGCGACCGTTGCGATCCTCACCTTCCTCCCCGCGTGGAACTCCTACCTGTGGCCACTCATGGTCGTGCAGACCGAGGAGCTGCGCCCGGTCATGGTCGGCGCCTCCTACTTCTTCCAACTCAAAGTCCATTGGGGCGAGATCATGGCTTACTCCACACTCATCACCCTGCCCGTGCTGGCGCTGTTCCTCGCCTTCCAACGCGCCTTCGTCAACAGCATCGCCGCCACGGGCGTGAAGGGATGA
- a CDS encoding glycoside hydrolase family 32 protein, with translation MTVEPRTHDRAFPALHVRPANGWVNDPNGPFRWNGRYHLFYQHNPSAPVHAHIAWGHSSSADLLHWQTEPVAFAPTPGHLDAGGCWSGCVTDDAGVPTAVYTGIGDSVLDASVCLATADDDELRSWSKHPTAAARPPAGLDLIGYRDPFVFTVDGGRYALVGAGLAGGGGATVLLYACDDLREWTYLGPLLDTGDAVAKTHAPADIWECPQLVRLADRWVLIVSLWTDEILGRVAYLVGDLDVSGGIPHFNPTGGGLVDSGRDFYAPAVLTAPDRTLMWAWSWEDRSEPDVLASGWAGAMTLPRELTLDPTGRLITAPARELHALRGTATTQVLATRESLLLPSGPLDIEIRLHVLPDRLATLALAVDDDELTVTVDPATGQVDLRRQVHHADRTARAAAGRIAPNTNMVDVRLLLDGSIVELFLPDGVVFTERLYPAPTPHHTVLHFQGATGTQAVVTAWQLQAPGAR, from the coding sequence ATGACCGTCGAGCCCCGCACGCATGATCGCGCCTTCCCCGCCCTGCACGTACGCCCTGCCAACGGTTGGGTGAACGATCCGAACGGCCCCTTCCGATGGAACGGCCGATACCACCTGTTCTACCAACACAACCCGTCCGCTCCGGTGCACGCGCACATCGCCTGGGGTCACTCGAGCAGCGCCGACCTGCTGCACTGGCAGACCGAACCCGTGGCGTTCGCCCCGACACCGGGCCATCTGGACGCGGGAGGCTGCTGGTCCGGTTGTGTCACAGACGACGCCGGCGTGCCCACCGCCGTCTACACCGGAATTGGCGACAGCGTCCTCGACGCGAGCGTGTGCCTGGCCACGGCGGACGACGACGAGCTGCGATCGTGGTCCAAACACCCCACCGCGGCCGCCCGCCCACCCGCAGGACTCGACCTGATCGGCTACCGCGACCCTTTCGTGTTCACTGTGGACGGAGGCCGGTATGCACTGGTCGGCGCGGGACTGGCCGGCGGGGGAGGGGCCACCGTGCTGCTGTACGCCTGCGACGACCTGCGCGAGTGGACGTACCTCGGGCCGCTGCTGGACACCGGCGACGCGGTAGCCAAGACGCACGCACCGGCGGACATCTGGGAATGCCCGCAGCTGGTCCGCCTGGCCGACCGCTGGGTGCTCATCGTTTCACTGTGGACAGACGAGATCTTGGGACGGGTCGCCTACCTCGTCGGGGACCTCGACGTGTCCGGCGGCATCCCACATTTCAACCCCACCGGCGGCGGCCTGGTCGACTCCGGCCGCGACTTCTACGCACCCGCCGTCCTGACCGCCCCGGACCGCACCCTGATGTGGGCCTGGTCCTGGGAGGACCGCAGCGAACCAGACGTCCTGGCATCCGGCTGGGCCGGCGCCATGACCCTCCCACGAGAGCTGACACTCGACCCCACCGGCCGTCTCATCACCGCACCGGCACGAGAACTGCACGCGCTGCGCGGCACCGCCACCACACAGGTGCTCGCTACGCGGGAAAGCCTGCTCCTACCATCGGGCCCGCTCGACATCGAGATCCGACTGCACGTCCTGCCAGATCGCTTGGCAACGCTCGCCCTCGCGGTCGACGACGACGAGCTCACCGTGACGGTCGATCCCGCGACCGGCCAGGTGGATCTGCGACGACAGGTTCACCACGCGGATCGGACGGCACGTGCCGCCGCCGGCCGCATCGCACCGAACACGAACATGGTCGACGTGCGTCTGCTGCTCGACGGATCGATCGTCGAGCTGTTCCTGCCCGACGGAGTCGTTTTCACCGAACGGCTCTACCCCGCACCCACACCCCACCACACGGTCCTGCACTTCCAGGGCGCAACAGGAACCCAGGCTGTCGTCACCGCCTGGCAGCTTCAGGCACCCGGCGCTCGCTAG
- a CDS encoding glycoside hydrolase family 32 protein, with product MRPSLLLAAALLVGSVTPIRHIDATPVAATSYRPAYHHTVPDYWMNDPQRPIYLDGQFHYYYLYNNDYPRTNHTAWRRTTTTDLVRFTDRGVAVPKDTTVNGSIWSGSAVVDTNNTAGFGRNAVVVLATQAHAANNNAQAQFLWYSTDRGATFRPYSAAPVIPNPGRVDSRDPKTIWDGDRNRWVTVLAENDRLSFYTSTNLKTWQRAGEWAMPGLGVLECPDLFKMVADDGTTKWVLGASANGKHIGQPNTYAYWTGTFTGTGFQQDGTHQWLDYGWDWYAAVTWENPANPLGSRYAIGWMNNWDYAGNTPTWANDGFNGTNSIVREIKLKRQSDGGYSLVSQPVNGLGNIVASTTSLGTVQVNGIVPLSYAGKRTS from the coding sequence ATGAGACCATCGCTCCTCCTCGCCGCCGCTCTACTGGTCGGGTCCGTGACACCGATCAGACACATCGACGCGACACCCGTCGCGGCGACGAGCTACCGGCCGGCGTACCACCACACCGTCCCGGACTACTGGATGAACGACCCGCAACGCCCGATCTACCTCGACGGGCAATTCCACTACTACTACCTCTACAACAACGACTACCCGCGCACGAACCACACCGCATGGCGGCGGACCACCACCACCGACCTGGTCCGGTTCACCGACCGCGGTGTCGCCGTCCCCAAGGACACCACCGTCAACGGCAGCATCTGGTCCGGGTCGGCGGTCGTGGACACCAACAACACCGCCGGCTTCGGACGCAACGCCGTGGTCGTGCTGGCCACCCAGGCACACGCGGCCAACAACAACGCGCAGGCCCAGTTCCTCTGGTACTCCACCGACCGCGGCGCCACCTTCCGCCCCTACAGCGCAGCTCCGGTCATCCCGAACCCCGGGCGCGTCGACTCCCGCGACCCGAAGACCATCTGGGACGGCGACCGCAACCGCTGGGTCACTGTCCTGGCGGAGAACGACCGGCTCAGCTTCTACACCTCCACCAACCTCAAGACGTGGCAACGAGCCGGCGAGTGGGCCATGCCCGGACTCGGCGTGCTGGAGTGCCCCGACCTGTTCAAGATGGTCGCCGACGACGGCACCACCAAGTGGGTCCTCGGCGCCTCGGCCAACGGCAAACACATCGGCCAACCCAACACCTACGCGTACTGGACCGGCACCTTCACCGGCACCGGATTCCAGCAGGACGGCACCCACCAGTGGCTCGACTACGGCTGGGACTGGTACGCCGCGGTCACCTGGGAGAACCCCGCCAACCCGCTCGGCAGCCGTTACGCCATCGGCTGGATGAACAACTGGGACTACGCGGGCAACACACCCACCTGGGCCAACGACGGCTTCAACGGCACCAACTCGATCGTGCGGGAAATCAAGCTCAAGCGGCAGAGCGACGGCGGCTACAGCCTCGTCTCCCAACCGGTCAACGGCCTGGGCAACATCGTCGCCAGCACGACGAGTCTCGGCACCGTGCAGGTGAACGGCATTGTCCCGCTCAGCTACGCGGGGAAGCGTACGAGCTGA
- a CDS encoding GH32 C-terminal domain-containing protein, with translation MSWSQLNNVGLQLRKSADGSRHADIGVFGNYAYLNRGFTNHPDTSGRFLESKSPFDPARKNVRLRILVDRTTIEVFVDDGKYVHSSEVFAAPGDNGIALYTDGGAATFANLTIRTLTNINQQPAPTGTVLADFENGTYGTWTRTGTAFGTAPATGTLPDQQPVGGYLGDGLVNTYLGGDASTGILTSPTFRINQRYLKFLVGGGNHPNGAGYATSVNLVVDGQIARTATGRDEEYLRWTTWDLGNLMGRTAHIQIVDNNTGGWGHITADQFLLTSTA, from the coding sequence ATCAGCTGGTCCCAGCTCAACAACGTCGGTCTGCAGCTACGCAAGTCCGCCGACGGCTCTCGGCACGCGGACATCGGTGTCTTCGGCAACTACGCCTACCTCAACCGCGGCTTCACCAACCATCCCGACACCTCCGGCCGCTTCCTGGAAAGCAAGTCGCCGTTCGATCCCGCACGCAAGAACGTCCGGCTGCGCATCCTGGTCGACCGTACGACCATCGAAGTCTTCGTCGACGACGGCAAGTACGTGCACTCCAGCGAGGTATTCGCCGCGCCGGGCGACAACGGCATCGCCCTCTACACCGACGGCGGCGCCGCTACCTTCGCCAACCTGACCATCCGCACCCTCACCAACATCAACCAGCAGCCGGCACCCACCGGAACGGTCCTGGCCGACTTCGAGAACGGCACCTACGGCACGTGGACCCGGACCGGCACCGCGTTCGGCACGGCCCCGGCCACCGGAACCCTGCCGGACCAGCAGCCAGTCGGCGGGTACCTCGGCGACGGACTGGTCAACACCTACCTCGGCGGCGACGCCAGCACCGGCATCCTGACGTCCCCCACCTTCAGAATCAACCAGCGTTACCTCAAGTTCCTCGTCGGCGGCGGAAACCATCCCAACGGCGCCGGCTACGCCACCTCGGTAAACCTCGTCGTCGACGGCCAGATCGCACGCACCGCCACCGGCCGGGACGAGGAGTACCTGCGATGGACCACCTGGGACCTCGGCAACCTCATGGGCCGCACCGCCCACATCCAGATCGTCGACAACAACACCGGCGGCTGGGGGCACATCACCGCCGACCAGTTCCTGCTGACCTCGACCGCCTGA
- a CDS encoding CU044_2847 family protein gives MTDAHGNDDTLLVPIDVGGQRVIMAARRIDTDRSGTATEQPIAGRLPQLQQVIDGLAAFAEQVANRLKDTEASRVTVNFGCQVAVESGTFVAVIGKASTSSTFTVELEWTNQT, from the coding sequence GTGACCGACGCGCACGGCAACGACGACACGCTGCTGGTACCCATCGACGTGGGTGGTCAGCGGGTCATCATGGCAGCCCGCAGAATCGACACCGATCGCTCCGGTACCGCCACCGAGCAGCCGATCGCCGGCCGCCTTCCCCAGCTCCAACAGGTGATTGACGGGCTTGCCGCGTTCGCCGAGCAGGTGGCGAACCGGCTGAAGGACACCGAAGCATCGAGAGTGACCGTAAACTTCGGGTGCCAGGTCGCGGTCGAGTCTGGCACGTTCGTCGCCGTCATCGGAAAGGCGTCAACGTCCAGCACGTTCACCGTCGAGCTGGAATGGACCAATCAAACCTGA